GATTCGGTCTACCTGCAACAGTTAGATCTTGGCGTCTACCAGTTCCGTAGTCACCACCACCACCATGTCCGTTACCGGCCATAAGATCGATGGTCAGATATTTTTCGTATTTTCCTTCAAAAAAATCTTTTAAAGGAGAAAGTCTTAGGTTCACACCCATATCGAACTGAGGATAAGCGTTTGTCATATAAGAACGTTCTAATGCAATGAAGTTCGCAGAAGACATCAGATATTCTCTGTGGAATTGAGTAGGCAATTGGCCGAAGCTCAATCTTGCTCCCAAGATAGGAATGTTTACAAAAAGGAATGCTTCTTGGATATAACCTCTTCCTTCTCTTAAGGAAACATTAGTCACTTCTCCAGTGGAATTCTTAGTTTGGGTAATATAAGGAGCATTCAACATGTTCTCTCCCCTTAAGTTCAGAGCCATTCCCCACCAGGAATTACCTTGGTATTGTAATCCTAAACGAAGACGTCTGAAGTTCCAATCCACAGAATTAAAATCTTCATTACCGTTATTATAATTGGATCCGGTCTGTGCAGAGATACCTCTGAATTGTACCCTACCAGTGATGGTAAGTCTTTCCTTTTGGAGTTCGTCCGGTCTGCTTGTGAAATGGTTTGGATAAGGATTGAACTTAGGCTCGTTCTTATTGATGGCTTTATCCATCTTACTTTTAAAACGACCTGGACCAGGTTTGGTATATAATTGCCCATCCTGATCTTCATAAATAGTGAATTCTTCCTGCTTAGGTTTTTCCACTTTAGGAGTGTCGCCTGCTTGTGCAAGTTCCGTTCCCGGTGTAGTTCCCTGGGAGAAAATCGCCTGAGAATAGATGAATAGTCCCAGAATAAGAAAACTAGATCTAATCCCGTCTAAGTTCTTTCTATTTTTAGATTTCTGCTTCATTCAGAGTTACCTTTTCGATTCGCTTCCTTGAGTTTTTACCCTGCGAATTCTGTTTTACGTTTAGGTAACAGAATGATCTTTTTTAGTTACAAAATGATTACAGTATGGAGATGATTTGGTTACAGGCCTCCTGTGGCGAAGTTTTGTGCAAAACTGGTATCATTTAAGTTACAGAAATAAGACTAAATAATCTAAACATATGATTAGTTTTTAGGCTTTTCCTTCCAGACTTCTCTTCATATCAGACGCATCCTTGGTGAAACTTCTGGAAGCTAGGAACACAAATAGGGAAGTCAATAGCACAGTAACTGGGATCAGAAAGAGAGAATCGTGAAGACCAATCGCCTTAAATTGTTCTGTCATCTCTGTCGTGCCTGAGCGTAACATCGCAGATTTAGTCAAATAATCCGAGAACCAACCAACAACTGCGGGACCTGCCGCTCCGCCTAACAGATACATAGCCGCAAAATAGATTGCCATTGCAGTGGCTCTTAATCTAGGTTCGATCACGTCATGTATCGCTGGATAAACGCAGGTATAATAATTATAAGAAAGTAACCATCCAAAGCCTAACAAAAGTGAGAAGAATAGAACCAGCTCTTCTGATTGAAGTAATGCAAGAAAGATTAGAATTCCAGAGATGAGCAAATTGAATGCTCCAAATAGAAGGCGACCTCTTTCCGATTTCTGGTGGATCTTATCTGCAATCCAACCGCCGACTGTTAAGCCAACTAAACCAGTGATCCCAACTATAAATCCTGTGGTGATTGCAGCTTTTACCAAAGTGAAATGATAATATCTTTGTAATAAAGAAACTAGGAAACTATTCACTGCATACGCCGCAAAATTGAATGTAAGACCGGATAAAATGATCCACCACATAGTAGGAATTCTTAATACTTTTTTAATCGGTTGAGTAGGTGGGACTTTAGATATTTGTATAGATTCCGCGGCTCCTCTTTCAGGTTCTCGGATAAAGAAGAAGAAGATAGAAAGAAGAATTCCAGGCAAGGCCGCTATGAAAAAAGGAGCTCTCCAGGTTCCGAACGCTTTTACCATTGCTCCGACTGTAAAGAATGCAAGTACGAGCCCCAAAGGAAGGCCTAACATAAAAATACCAACTGCTCTTGCTCTTTTATGAGAAGGAAAAAGATCTCCTATAAGAGAATTTGCAGCAGGCGCGTAACTCGCTTCTCCTATTCCAACACCCATACGAACAGAAACAAAAGATAAATAATTCCAAGCATATCCATTCAAAGCAGTGAATGCGCTCCAGATTGCAAGTCCCCAGCCTATGATCTTTTTACGGCTCCAAGTATCAGCGAGTCTTCCTAAAGGTAAACCGGCGATGGCATAGATTACAGTGAACGCGGATCCTACTATACCTAATTGAAGATCACTTAGGTCCCATTCATGTCGAATAGGTTCTATGATGATTGCAGGGATTGTTCGATCAAAAAAGTTGAGAAGGTTTGCCAAGAATAGAAGGATCAGGATTCTCCATGCATGTTTGGCTTGATTCGAGTTCGATTCCATCACTTTGTGTCTCCCAAGGGCCGTAATTACCCCCGGCTAGGAAGAAAAAGCAAATCATAAAATTATAATTCGAACGATTGTTCTGGTATAAATATATAAAATATAATTAATGAACGGATGTTAGGTGATAAATTAGAACATCTTCTTCTTCCATTTGGAAGAAGAAGATTATATCAATAGAGAGAGAAACGAACTGGAACGTAAACTTTTACAGTGATCGCTTTTCCTTCTAACATGGAAGGAGAGTAACGTTTTTTGTAAAATGCTTGGATCGCAGATTCTTCTAATCCGTATCCTAAGGTTTTACCAATATTACGTACTCTTAAAACTTCTCCTGAATCAGCGATGATCACTTCTAAGGTAAGAGTTCCACCAATACCTGCAGACTGAGCATCTTTAGTATATTCAGGTTGAAGGTTCGGAGAAAGATCCACTGGAGCAGTAGCACCTGAAACGATTGCGTCTTGAGCGCCTGCGATCCTGGAATCTTCTTTTTTCTTAAGAGTATCAGTAACTTCGAATTCTCCATCGTCAGGAGCTTCTCCCACGTTTGGATCCTGGATCACAAGATTCTCCACGAAAGCGACTTCGTCGATCAGCTTGTCCAGATGATCGTAAGTATTCGGAGGAGTGTACCAGAAAAGAAGAGCCGCGATCTGTAGAACAGCAGAAGAACCTAAGAAGGTTTCCATTCTGTAACGATCAACAAACCTGCGAAGGCCTGAACGTTTTTTGGAAGAAGAAGGAGAGGAAACTACTTGGTTCATTTCAAACCTCCTCCTTGCGTAGTTTTAGTAACCAGAGAAACTTTTAATGCCCCGGCTTCTTTCAAAAGTTCGAAAACATTGTCCAGGTCTGCATAACTCAGATCTTTATCCGCATGGATAAGGACTTTCAGGTCGGGAGTGGTTGCAAGTTTGGCACGAACGTTATTGATCGCTTCGTTCAAAGGCATCTTTACTTGGTTAAAGTAAATGGACTTCTCGTTATCAGCGCTTAAATATAAATTCGCAATTTTCTTATTAAGCTGCTCTCCTCCGGGAACATCCGGAAGAGCGATTGGAAGATCCGGATCCGTATCAAGGACCGAGGTCACCATAAAGAATACCAAAAGAAGAAAGGCGATATCGGCCATGGAGCTGACCGGAATAGAAGGTGAAGCTTTTTTCTTTTTAAGTGCCATATCTTATTTTAATCTTTTTACGGAGACTTGTTTGAATCCTCTTAACTGCACTGCAGAAAGAGCATCTAACATATTTCCGTATTTTGTTTCGCCGGTCGTTTTGATCAGAGCGACTTTTTCTTCGAGATTCGGGATTTCAATATCGTTCAGATCTTTTCTGAATTCTGCCAGATCCTTGTAATCACGAGTGCCGAGGACTTTGTTCCTCATCTTGATCGTTTCGCCAGTCACCAATATCTCGTAGATATTCTCTCTTAAAACAAGGGTGGGGTTGGAGTTTTTGCGGGGAAGCTGGATATTCAGACCTTCCTTCACGAAAAACACCGCGGTCACCATAAAGAATACAAGTAGAAGAAACGCGATATCCGACATGGAAGAGGCTGAAATTTCTTCCAAACCTCTTTTTTTCTTAAGCTGAATCATATTCCGAATTCCTAATTAATGGAAAAGCTAAACTTAAGCTCTTGCGTTGCGTTTCAGGAATTCTTTGTAAATTCTGTTTGCAGCTTCTTCCACTTCGGAAGTGAATCCGTCGATCCTGGAAGTCAAGTATTGGTGGAAAGTCATTGCAGGAATTGCGATGATCAAACCAGCCGCAGTGGTGATAAGAGCTTCTTTAATACCACCCGCTACCACTTTCGCGTTAACTTGGTCGGCATTTGCGATTGCGTCGAATGCGTTGATCATACCCGAAACTGTTCCTAAGAACCCGATCAAAGGAGCGATGGTCGAAACCGCAGCTAAGATCACAAGTCCTCTTTCAAGAACTACGATCACTTCAGCAGCTTCTCTTTCGATACCTTTTGCGAAAATTTCAGCGTTACCTGCAGATACATCGATACCATTCTTTAAGATATCAGAAATTTTATAAGAAGGGTTTGCATCGATGAATTCTTTTGCTCCATCGAAACCTTTTTCATCTACCTTCTCTCCTAAATCGATATTAAAACCTTTAGGAAGAAGTTTGGAAGTAGTAAGGAAGTAGATCCTTTCGAAAATGATTGCAAGAGCAATGATAGAAGAAAGAGCCAATGGATACATTGTCCATCCACCCTTATTGAACAGGTCTACGAATCCCCAAGTCCCACTTTTTTCAGCAGGAGCCGGTGCAGGTTGTTCTGCAGGTGCAGTGGTTTGTTCAGTTTTAGTTGCGTCAGTAGGCGCAGTATCTTGAGAGAAAGTAGGTAGAGTTGCAGTAAGAACAAATCCTCCTACAAGTGCAATGGCAATCCATTGGCGTAGAGAGAGATTAGTATATCGATTATGCATAGCTTTCGGAAGCTCCATAAGAAGTAATGAGACATTTTTACTTGATTTGAGTTACATATTTATTACGAAGCAGTTACGGGTTGGTTAGTTTGGGAGCAGAAGAGGAGAGTGGATGGTGGGGAGTGTGAGGGGTGATGCGGGATTGTAATAGTGGGATGAGGGGAGGATACGATTTGTGAGTTTGATGATCTTAAAATTAAAAAGCCTCCGATTCTTTTGCAAGAACCAAAGGCTTTCGTTTAACTTAGAGTTTTGAGAGTTTCTTACAGTTTATAAGTAGCTTGGAAAGAATAACTCACACCAGTTCTATAGGATAAGAAAAGTTCTTTCTCATGAGTTAACTCGTTCTTCTGATAAACTCTATATCTAGTATCGAAGATATTCTGCGCAGCGACCTTGAATTCTAAATGATCTCCTCTTTTCGCAGTATAAACAACGTCAGTCAAACCGACGGCTCTTTCGTATGCATCTGGTAAATAGTTTGCTCCAACTGCATAAAGTCTGTCAGCAAAGTAGTTATAGTAAAGCCCGAGAGTTTGGGTTTTCTTCTCGTTTAAGTAGAAGTCGAACTTTAAGTTAAATACGAAAGGTGACTGACCTTGCAACGGTCTGGATAAATTCGTCGGATTGTAGGAAGCCACTCTGGATAGAGTATCCACCATTCCGGATTGAACTGCAATATACTGTTCCCAAGAAAGAACATCAACTCTTGATTTAATGAAGAACATATTGGTTTCGAACCGAAGCCAGCTTGTTAATTCTTTTCTAAAATCAAACTCAACTCCTCGAATTGTAGCTTGTTGAGCGTTAGCAAAGGTGAATTTCTGGCTGATACCACCTGCAACCGGTTGGCCGATCATCTCGATAGGATCGGAAATTTGTTTAAAGAATGCTCCAACTCCGACATAGTCTGTTGAATTCAGATAGTATTCGTAACGTAAATCGTAGTTATGAATATAAGATCTTTGTAGTGAGGAGTTACCGAATATTGTGTTCGCTCCATAATAAGGAGTAAACCCGAAAGGAGATAATTCTCTTAAATCCGGTCTTGTTAAAGTTTGGGTAACTGCAGCTCTTACGATCTGATCCTTTGCTAATTCCCAGTTTACGTTCAAGGAAGGAAGACGGTCTTTTGTTCTAAGTTCTCCGACCCCGTTGTTGAACTGATCGCAAACATTGTTTCGAACGAGTGCGATCCGAACGGTCTCGTCGTTTACACCGCATCCATAATCAAGATTCAGGTAACTTGCTGTGTTCCCTGTGTAATACGTTTTTACTTTTTGGTAACTGTCCTCGTAACGCACTCCAAATAATACTTTAAGTTTTGGTAAAATCGGCAAGTCCACTTGGCTATAATAAGCTTGTAGTTTTTGAGAAGCGGTATACGCGTTGGATTGGCCTGCTAATTGTAAGGAAAACTGATTTGTGTTGTCCAAGAAGGTAACCGGGTTTGAATAAACTTCGCCAGGTAGAGGATAACGTTCTAATCCAGTCGAAGTGTTCGGTTTTTGGCCATACCAGTAGAATGAGAAATCCTTTTCTCGGGATGTGATATAAGTTCCGAGTTTAAATAATGCCTTTAAACCCGACCACTGATCGAAAGGAATTTCATAGTTTAATTTTACAGTTTTCGTTATATCCCTAGTATTGGAGAAGAATCGAGATCCGTCATTCGAATCCCCTAATCTTGTCATATCGTAAGGATTTGGGTTGCCGATTCCTTGTCTCCATACTTGTTGTTGAAGATTCGGTTGATCTCTATCCGCTTGAGCGTAGTTCACTCTCCAGTCGAATTTGTGAGCGCGGTCTCCGAACCAATTCAACGCATGATCTCCGCCTAATGTATGGTGTTGGATCAAGCTGCTAGTATACTGAGTTGTTTGAGCCTTAAAATGAGCTAAGTTGATGTAATCGTTACCATCAGATTGACGGACAACTCCTTCTCCTTGCTGCGTGTATAAGGATTTGAGAAAAACCTGTTGACCTTTGGTGATTTCGTAAGCTAGGTTCATGTTGTTTCCCCAGTTACGTTCTTCGGTATAAAGGTCTGCTTTCTGATCTTGCAATTTATTTAAAGTAGAACCTGCAGTTGTTAATGGAATTGCAGCTGATCCTATATAACGATTAGATTCTTCTTGTCTGAATCTATAATTTCTGTTGTAAGTTGAGCCGACTAAAATCCCGATTCTTGAAGTTGCTCCAACCTTGAATGTGTCTCCGTAATTGATGGAGAAGTTTTTATCGAAAGGAGCAGGTCCCTTATCTGGGGTCCATTTTTGATTAAATTCTGCGGTACTTGCTTGGACTACACTCGGATCATATCCACCAAAAATGGAACCTGGAATTACCGGAGTCACGTTGGGAACATTTGCAAGAGGATTCTTTTGATTATCGTTAACCCCTCCAAGCATATTCCCTTGGTTCATGTTTAAGAATTTATGACCGGTTGTATTATAGTTTCCACCTGCTCCAACAGAAACAGTCAGTAATTTTTCTTCCGGATATTCTTGGGTCTCGATCTTTACAAGACCTCCGGAAAATTCAGCAGGCAATTCAGGGATAAATGTTTTAATGATCCTAACGTTCTTTAATACTCCGGAAGGGAATATATCCAATGCAACGACTCGTTTATCCGGTTCAGTGGAAGGAACTAATGTATCGTTTAATTCTGTGTTAGAATAACGTTCTCCTAAACCACGAACGAATACGAATTTACCACCTACTAATGTGATACCTGTAACTCTTCGAACGACTTCACCTGCGGAGGAGTCTGGGCTTTTCTTGATGGCTTCTTTTGAAATACCATCCGAAACGGAGGATGATTTCTTTTGCAAGGCGAGTAGGGCGGATTCGGCGTCGTTTAACGCTCTACCTTTAACGTCTACAGTTTCCAGAGTTTGAAGGCCAAAAGTGACGTTAATCACTTGGGCTTTTCCTGGAGTGACCGTAACGGAGCGTTTCTGAGCAGCAAAACCCATCATCTGAAATTCTACTTCGTGAGTTCCAAGAGGAAGTTCTAAGTCGTATGCTCCATCAAAATCCGATTTAGCAAATTTTTTAAGAGAACGAACGACAATGGTTGCACCGAATACGGCTTCACCATTGTCTCCATCCACGATTTTCCCTCTTACTTTTCCGGTCGCTTGAGCGAGAACATTCTCGGAAAAAGTGAAGATCAATAAAGCAATTGTAAGAAGTTTTATTTTCATAGTTTTATTCAGTTTTAATATTTCTTTAAACGATTAAGATCCAATAACGCAGACTTTAAATTTTCCCTGGTGTTCGATGACAAGTCTCACTTCTTCAAGTTCAACCTTATCTTTGCCGAAACTAATTACCAAGTTTCCTACTCGATGTCCTTTTAATACTCTAAGAGGTCGGTTTTCATATTTCCAAGTCAATGTCTCTATTCTGAAATTTTGACCTTTATGTTTTTTGAATACGTTTTGGATTTTCTCTAATGCTACGTATCTGCGAAGATCCGTAAATTTCCATGTCTGCTCTAAAGGCATTGTATTGGATAATGTATTCTCATCGATGGAGTTAGAGAGGAATATGTTGATATATTCATCTTTAGTAAAAATATAGCGATCTGACTGCCCGTTCTGAACAGCTTCTAAAAACTTTTGTATTGCTTCTTCTTTGCTATTGCTTAGATCTGAAATTTCATATCGATCTTTTATCTGAGACTTTAAGTAAGCCTTCGATTCTTCAATTTTACGAAAATATTCAGGGTCATCCCCTTTATATTCCTTTTTGCAATCACTTAAGATTATAGTTATAATAAGTGCAAAGACGATTTGCGAGTTAGCAAACATTCTGCCTTTCATTTTGTATCGATTCCCGGAATTTTATTTTTTATCTATTTATAAAAAGACCTCCTCTAGTGGAGGAGGTCTTTGATTTCAATTTAGTTTTTGATTAACGAGCTCTCCAAACAGACCAGCCAGAATACCAGCTGTTTCCACCAGTAGGAGTAACTACTGTAGTTCCGTCGAAGTCATACAAAGTGGTTCCAGTATCTGGAGCTCCACCCCAAGAAGTTTTTCCTGATACATTCGTTTTTAGGTCCGGTTTAAATCCCAAGAACCCGCAGTTACTTTGGGTTGTTGTGATAGAAGCAACCGGAGCGCTTGTTAAGGAAGTATCACGAGATCCTGTAGAAGTTGTTAGGGTGCAAGTCTGAACTTGGTCTGGGTTAGAATCACTTACTAAACCATCAATGATGGAAGTAGAATCTCCATAACCAGATCCACTTGTTGCAGCGCTTTCGCATTTAATGATTTGTTTAAATGCGTAAGCAAGACCATGCAAGAATAGACCTTTCATTCCTTCTCTATGACGTTCTGCATAACTTGCAGTTTCGTTTACACCGATTAGGGTATATTGGTCTACAAATGGATTGGAAGGTTCATCTCCAGCAGTTGCGCTAGGAGTTTTGGTAGTTCCGTCCACACCATCCATTTCCATTCCGCCTGGATCTGTAGAAGGAGTTCCTCCGCAGACTTTAGGATACTTAACTGCGATAATATATTTCAGTGCTCCAGAGAAACCTTCATCCATATCGAAGTCGTCATCCATACCACCGGTTCCAAGTAGGAATTTACCTTTGAAAGTACGCTCAGTTGCTCCACCAGTTCCAGTTAGGTTAGGAGAAGCTGCAGTTCCTACATCAGTAGCATTTGCACCTCTTCCGCCTCCCCACCATTCGAAGGAGTCATCCAAACCACGGTGAGCTTGAACGAAATTATAAGTTCCGTTATTAATCGCGTATTGTGAGTAAGAATTTAATTCGTCTCCAGGTGCAACCTCAGTACCAGCAAATTCATTGATGGTGTAATTGAGAGTAACAGAGCTAGAAGAACCGGAAGAAAGCGGATAAGACTGAGGAGAAGTTCCTTCAGTTAAAGCCGCTGCAGTTCTAGTGTTGTTACCGCTTCCGATAAAGGTTAAACCACCCCAGTCTCCAGGAAATCTGGATCCTCTTGCTTGCGCAGAAGTGAAACATACAGGGTTAGCAGCAGTTCCGTTGGTGACAAGGTTTGCACCGATAAAGAACAATGCAGATCCTCTTTCTCCGTAGACCACCGCACCTGCAGGAACTGTGATAGTTGCTCCGTTGGTTACAGTTACCGTTCCACGTAATAAAGTGAATGCTCCTAATGTCTTATTACTAGAAATATTTCCAGAAATAATCTCAGGATTTCCGATAGAGTCACACTTGTTTTCTCCAACAGTAGCGTTCGGGTTACTATATACACCTTTTACGGAAGTAATTAAAGTAATGTTTGAACCAAGAGTTGTTCCATCAAAAGTACCAGTAATTTGGAGACCAGCACTTGACGCTGCAACATCCGGATCTACTACACCAGTTTCATTTGAGAAAGTAACTTGGCTTACGCTTGTAGGATCGGCTGCGTCAACAGCTACAGCCATATCAAAAGTTCCAACTAATTCAGTATAGTTAGAAGCGCTATCGCAAGGGTTCGGGTTTCCAGTACATACTGTAGTATCCGGAACTGAGAAAACTTCTCCTTTGATAGTTGCGCTGGAAGCGCTGATTCTGGTAGTGATATTGAACTCAGCAGCGTCGTTGTTTCCACCGGCACTCGCACAAGCAACAGTGAAGTCAGTTCCCCCAGACACAATCTTGGAAGAAGTAAGTTTCACATACAAAGGTTTTGCGAAGGTTCCAAAGTTTGCAGGGAATTGTCCTGCGCAGTTTGCTTTTGCAAAAGTTCCTGATTGGGTTAACTTCCCATTGATAATGACGGTTGCTTCGTAACCAGCTCCGCCTAACCCTGCAAGAGCAAGCGCTGCGCCGCTACTTCCTCCGCCGGAATCACAGCCAACAAGAGCAATAGCAACTGCAAGAGCGCTTACTACTTTCGAGACTTTTTTATTTAACGATTTCATGGATCGAATTTCTCCTATTCATTCTGAAAAGAGGCCGAAATCCGATCGACCTCGAGGATTATGTTAGATAAAATACTTTACGACTTGATTACGTACCTGTTAAGGTTTTGGTTCTTTAGGGTAAAAGTAGTATTATTAAGAAGATCCCACCAAAAATGGCATAGTCAGTGTATCTTTCTTTATCAGGATAATTCTCCTGATCCTTTTGTTTCCACTCTACAGGTTTTGCTTCAACAGTAACGGACGTTCTGTCAAAACCTCTACGGGAGCCGTCTTCGAACTCAACAATTACACCTTGTTCTGTCTGTGTAGTTTTTACGTTCTCAATCACTTCTTTGGTTTTTGTATTGGTGACTGTGTCTGCAGAAAGAGTTCCCAAACATATTAGAAAAATTGAAATTGTAATAATAGTTCTCGTAATCATAATGTAATACTTCCGATTTACTGTATCCTCCTTATGGAAAGTATGGATACTCGTGCAATACGATTAAGATGAGAACTGTTACAAACAGATTAAATGTAATAAAGTAAAAGGTGAGAAAGAGTAAGGACTAGTTGATCTTGATTAGTCCTGGTATTAGGAAGAATGTTTACGTTTGGACGAAGTTCTCTAATTCTTCTAAAAGAATAGGTTTACTTAGGAAAAATCCCTGCGCTTCGTCGCAGCCAAGATCTTTGATCTTGCGCATTTGCATTTCAGTTTCTACACCTTCAGCAGTGATGCGGAGTCCTAAACTTTTTCCCAATGCAACGATCGTTTTGGAAATCGCCAATGAATTTGGGTCTGTTAGGATTTTGCGTACAAAGGATTGGTCTACTTTTAAGGTTTTGAGCGGTATTTTACTTAAATAAGAAAGGCTGGAATATCCTGTTCCGAAATCGTCCAAAGCAAGGGAAATCCCCCAAGAATGCAATTCTCCCATATTTCCAAGGCAGATTGAATATTAGTAATCAGGCTGGATTCTGTGATTTCAAGTTCCAGATCTTCTACACTTAGGTTATTTTTCTCTAAGATATCTAGGACTTTTTTAGCTATATTCTTATCTTCCAATTGTTTAGCTGATAAGTTTACTGAGATACGGATCGGGGGCAGTCCTCTCTTTTTCCAATTTCCCAAGTCTTCCATAGATTTAGAAAGAACCCATTCCCCCATCTCTCCAATGATCCCGCTTTCTTCTGCGATTGGTATGAAGATAGTAGGGGAAATAACTCCGTATTCAGGATGATTCCATCTAAGCAAAGCTTCTGCAGAGATCTTTTTGCCTGTTTGGACTTCTATTCTTGGCTGGTACTGAATGAATAATTGGTTTTTAGAGATCGCAAGTTTCAGATCTTTTTCGAGAAGGTATTTTTCCTTCATTCTTTCTTTCCATTCGGAAGAATAAGTTTGGATCTTCGAAGTTCCGGAAAGTTTCGCTTGGTTTAATGCAGTTTCCGATTTCCATAAAAGCTGATCGGAAGATTTTCCATCATAAGGAAAAACTGATATTCCAATTCGTATCTCGGAAGATATCTGCTGGTCTACAACGTTTAGAGGAGAAGATGTACTGCTCTGGATTTTTGCCGCCCAGATCTCTGAATCGGTTTCTAAAATTTGTGAAGAAGAAGGTAGGGGGAAGAAGGAGAATTCTCCGTCTCCAGTTCTTGCAAGAACAGTTTCAGGTCCGAGCATTGTTTCCAATTTTTGGACTAATGATCTGAGATATAGATCTCCCATATGCACACCTAAATTGGATCGTATCTGTTTTAAGTGAATGGCTTCTAAAGAAAGAACAGGAAAACTTAATATTTCTTCTCTCATCGAAAGTTCGTGCAGAGAATTACTTAATCTTTCTAAGAATAGATCTCTATTCGGTAGTCCAGATAGACCATCATAGTTTGCCATATAATGGATGAGTTCATCCAATTTACGAACTGTGGCGACTGTATCCGCCATCAAGGAGCCAGCCTCGTCTCGGAATACTGTGGGTAGATTTGGGATCTCTCTTACGCTCAGATATCTATTTAGAGAGTTAGAAGTAAGTATTACAGGAGCTAAAAGTTTATGTAATGCAAGAAGTGTGGCGGCAGTTCCCACAAGAGTCGCGACAAGTGCTATTCCTAAAATTTTGAATGCAGTTTGTGCATCTTGGACAGTAGATATTACAAAAAATAATAAAAGTGTGATGAGCGGAACATGGGTCCCGAGAAAAGCAACCAGCATAATTTTGCTGGAATAGGTTTTAAGAATTCGGATCTTACTAAGATAAGAATAAAAATTTAATCCGTTAAGACTCATTAAGGTTTTCCTTGGAATAGGAACGTTATACGTTTTCGCGTGGGTGTTTTGGTTTTCGTCTTAAAGGAGGTAATAATTTTTCTACTTATAAACCATGCTTTTGAAGGGGGCCTCCTAAACAAGGACAAAAATCAAACAGGCTAGAGAGAAGTGTTTAGTTGATAATTTATTTTTTAAATGCAGGAACTCCAGCACGGAGCACACAGAGGGGTGAAGAAAGTAAATTAACGTTCCAATTTGCCGATTCTATCCATTTTAAAACAATTGTTAGAAAAAATGTATTCCTGGAGATTTTTTTCTTGCCCGAGATTGAGTTTATGTTATAATACCAAACGTTCGAAATAAATTAAACAGATTGATTTTCCCGAAGAAATGCGGGATAGGAGAGAGAGATGAGTGTAGGGAAAAGATTATCCTTCTTGATCGCATACCTGATCCCGGGGCTTGCCGTGGCTGGTTACTATTTGGGGGGAAGTTTTAATTTTTTAACTTTGGCGGTGGTATTCGGAATTCTTCCGGTCATGGATCTTTGGATCGGGCCGGAT
The genomic region above belongs to Leptospira saintgironsiae and contains:
- a CDS encoding LIMLP_04285 family protein, producing MITRTIITISIFLICLGTLSADTVTNTKTKEVIENVKTTQTEQGVIVEFEDGSRRGFDRTSVTVEAKPVEWKQKDQENYPDKERYTDYAIFGGIFLIILLLP